In Drosophila yakuba strain Tai18E2 chromosome 2R, Prin_Dyak_Tai18E2_2.1, whole genome shotgun sequence, a single genomic region encodes these proteins:
- the LOC6531086 gene encoding protein immune deficiency, translating to MSKLRNLLPTIFGGKEAQNPKPVEGRLEKDAAPVDDNESDNNNSGALALPSSAGTLTASADLTESVLRELSDPNYNSMDVVQSANIPGTLSNAQTNNTMNVHSAQQQVVMNFSNASNLHFGSVYNFNQNLSACSSRKGSTSATEESVASPEGKPRPSAARKTVSIVAMMQSQEEPDVRLLDVVSTHLGEGWKQVMRDLGQSEGQIDQAIIDHQMHGNIREVIYQLLLQWVRSSENGVATVGRLTTLLWESQHRDCVQRMKLVWKALEKRKTNS from the exons ATGTCGAAGCTCAGGAACCTGTTGCCCACAATCTTTGGCGGGAAGGAGGCCCAGAATCCGAAACCCGTGGAGGGACGCCTGGAAAAGGACGCAGCTCCTGTGGACGACAACGAGTCagataacaacaacagcggaGCCCTCGCGCTGCCCTCTTCCGCTGGCACCCTCACAGCCTCCGCGGATCTGACCGAATCTGTGCTGCGCGAGCTCAGCGATCCCAACTACAACTCAATGGATGTGGTGCAGTCCGCCAATATTCCGGGCACCCTCAGCAACGCGCAGACAAATAACACAATGAACGTACACAGCGCCCAGCAACAGGTGGTCATGAACTTCTCGAATGCCAGTAATCTGCACTTCGGCTCCGTATACAACTTTAACCAGAACTTAAGCGCCTGCAGTTCCCGAAAGGGCAGCACAAGTGCCACAGAGGAGTCGGTAGCCTCTCCAGAGGGAAAGCCGCGTCCCAGTGCGGCTCGCAAAACGGTCAGCATTGTGGCCATGATGCAGTCACAGGAGGAGCCGGATGTGCGACTTCTCGACGTGGTTTCCACGCACTTGGGAGAGGGCTGGAAGCAGGTGATGCGTGATCTGGGCCAGTCGGAGGGACAGATCGACCAGGCCATCATCGATCACCAAATGCATGGCAATATCAGAGAG GTGATTTACCAGCTGTTGCTCCAGTGGGTACGAAGCTCGGAGAACGGTGTGGCCACCGTTGGACGTCTTACTACGCTGCTGTGGGAGTCCCAGCATCGTGATTGCGTGCAGCGCATGAAACTGGTTTGGAAGGCCCTGGAGAAGCGCAAGACAAACAGCTAG
- the LOC6531087 gene encoding glutathione S-transferase 1, translating to MGKLVLYGLEPSPPVRACKLTLDALGLQYEYKLVNLLAGEHKTKEFTVKNPQHTVPVLEDDGKFIWESHAICAYLVRRYAKNDALYPKDYFKRALVDQRLHFESGVLFQGCIRNIAIPLFYKNETEVPRSKIDAIYEAYDFLEAFIGNQPYLCGTGITIADYSIVSSVSSLVGLAAIDAKRYPKLNGWLDRMAALPNYQSLNGNGAQMLIDMFSSKITKIV from the coding sequence ATGGGAAAATTAGTACTGTACGGTTTGGAGCCTAGTCCGCCGGTGCGGGCCTGCAAACTGACCCTTGACGCCCTGGGTCTTCAGTATGAGTATAAGCTCGTGAATCTGCTGGCCGGCGAGCACAAGACAAAGGAATTCACTGTGAAGAATCCGCAGCACACGGTGCCCGTGCTGGAGGACGATGGCAAGTTCATCTGGGAGAGTCACGCGATTTGCGCTTACCTGGTTAGGCGCTATGCCAAGAATGATGCCCTGTATCCCAAGGATTACTTTAAACGCGCCCTTGTCGATCAGCGTTTGCACTTTGAGTCGGGTGTGTTGTTCCAGGGCTGCATCCGGAACATTGCCATTCCGTTGTTCTACAAAAACGAGACGGAGGTGCCGCGCTCAAAGATTGACGCCATCTACGAGGCCTATGACTTTCTGGAAGCGTTCATCGGTAATCAGCCTTATCTCTGCGGTACGGGCATAACCATCGCCGACTACAGTATAGTCTCGTCCGTCTCCAGCCTAGTGGGCTTGGCCGCCATCGATGCCAAGCGCTATCCCAAGTTGAACGGCTGGCTAGACAGGATGGCCGCACTGCCCAATTACCAGTCGCTGAACGGCAACGGCGCACAGATGTTGATCGACATGTTTAGCTCAAAGATAACAAAGATTGTGTAA
- the LOC6531088 gene encoding glutathione S-transferase 1 has translation MSKLILYGTEASPPVRAAKLTLAALGIPYEYVKINTLAKETLSPEFLRKNPQHTVPTLEDDGHFIWDSHAISAYLVSKYGQSDGLYPKDLLKRAVVDQRLHFESGVVFVNGLRSITKPLFASGQTTIPKERYDAVIEIYNFIETFLTGHDFIAGDQLTIADFSLITSITALAVFVDIDPVKYANITAWIKRIEELPYYEEACGKGARDLVTLLKKFNFTFST, from the coding sequence ATGTCCAAGTTGATTTTGTACGGAACAGAAGCTAGTCCTCCGGTGCGGGCCGCCAAATTGACCTTGGCCGCCCTTGGTATTCCCTACGAATATGTCAAAATAAATACCCTGGCAAAGGAGACCCTTTCGCCTGAGTTCCTGCGCAAGAATCCCCAGCACACGGTGCCCACACTGGAAGATGATGGTCACTTCATCTGGGACTCACACGCCATCAGCGCCTATCTGGTGTCCAAGTATGGCCAGAGTGACGGTCTTTATCCAAAGGATCTCCTTAAGCGTGCTGTGGTGGATCAGCGATTGCACTTCGAGTCGGGAGTGGTCTTTGTTAACGGACTGAGAAGCATCACCAAGCCACTCTTTGCGTCCGGTCAGACCACGATTCCCAAGGAACGCTACGATGCCGTCATTGAGATCTACAACTTTATAGAGACTTTCCTCACCGGGCACGATTTCATTGCCGGAGATCAGCTGACCATAGCGGACTTTAGCCTCATCACATCGATCACCGCACTGGCGGTATTCGTGGACATCGATCCGGTGAAATATGCCAACATAACTGCGTGGATCAAGAGGATTGAGGAACTACCTTATTACGAGGAGGCATGTGGCAAAGGTGCCCGGGATTTGGTGACTCTCCTcaagaaattcaattttacCTTCTCAACTTAA
- the LOC6531089 gene encoding glutathione S-transferase 1, with protein MPKLILYGLEASPPVRAAKLTLAALDVPYEYVVVNTLAKENLSKEFLKKNPQHTVPTLEDDGHFIWDSHAIIAYLVSKYGKTDSLYPKDLLQRAVVDQRLHFESGVIFANALRSITKPLFAGRTTIPTERYDAIIDVYDFLETFLAGNDYVAGNQLTIADFSIISTVSSLVAFVEVDTAKYPRITAWIKRLQQLPYYEEANGNGARAFGSIIKQKNFTFASK; from the coding sequence ATGCCCAAGTTGATCCTTTACGGCCTGGAAGCGAGTCCGCCAGTTCGTGCGGCCAAACTGACTTTGGCTGCCCTGGATGTTCCCTACGAATACGTGGTGGTAAACACTCTGGCCAAGGAGAACCTCTCCAAGGAGTTCCTAAAGAAGAATCCCCAGCACACGGTGCCCACTTTGGAGGACGATGGACATTTCATTTGGGACTCGCATGCCATTATTGCCTATCTGGTGTCCAAATACGGCAAGACAGACAGTCTCTATCCGAAGGATCTCCTTCAGCGTGCTGTGGTGGATCAGCGATTGCACTTTGAGTCTGGGGTGATCTTCGCCAACGCACTGAGGAGCATTACAAAGCCACTTTTTGCTGGTCGGACCACGATTCCCACGGAGCGTTACGATGCGATTATTGATGTCTATGACTTTCTGGAGACCTTCCTTGCTGGAAATGACTACGTCGCCGGCAATCAGCTGACGATTGCGGACTTCAGTATCATCTCCACTGTGTCCTCGCTGGTGGCCTTTGTGGAGGTGGACACGGCCAAATATCCACGGATTACTGCCTGGATCAAGAGACTGCAACAGCTTCCCTACTACGAGGAGGCCAACGGCAATGGAGCTCGTGCATTTGGGTCCATTATCAAGCAGAAAAACTTCACCTTCGCATCAAAGTAA
- the LOC6531090 gene encoding glutathione S-transferase 1, giving the protein MVKLTLYGLDPSPPVRAVKLTLAALNLTYEYVNVDIVARAQLSPEYLEKNPQHTVPTLEDDGHFIWDSHAIIAYLVTKYADSDALYPKDPLQRAVVDQRLHFESGVVFANGIRSISKAVLFQGQTKLPKERYDAIFEIYDFVETFLKGNDYIAGNQLTIADFSLVSSVASLEAFVSFDAAKYPRISAWIKKLEQLPYYEDANGKGVRQLVAVFKKTNFTFDI; this is encoded by the coding sequence ATGGTAAAATTGACTTTATACGGCTTGGATCCCAGTCCCCCAGTTCGTGCTGTGAAACTGACTTTGGCCGCTCTAAACCTAACCTACGAATATGTAAACGTTGACATTGTGGCCCGTGCACAACTTTCTCCGGAATACCTGGAGAAGAATCCCCAGCACACGGTGCCCACCCTGGAGGATGATGGTCATTTCATCTGGGACTCGCATGCCATCATCGCCTATTTGGTAACCAAATATGCTGATTCCGATGCCCTGTACCCTAAGGATCCTCTCCAGCGCGCTGTTGTTGACCAGCGGCTGCACTTCGAGTCCGGAGTGGTCTTTGCCAATGGTATTAGGAGCATTTCGAAGGCAGTTCTCTTCCAGGGACAGACCAAGCTACCCAAGGAGCGATACGATGCCATCTTCGAGATCTACGATTTTGTGGAAACCTTTCTCAAGGGCAACGATTATATCGCTGGAAATCAACTGACCATCGCGGACTTCAGTCTCGTTTCATCTGTGGCCTCCCTGGAGGCCTTTGTGTCCTTTGATGCGGCCAAGTATCCCAGGATCAGTGCTTGGATCAAGAAGCTGGAACAGCTTCCTTACTACGAGGACGCCAATGGCAAGGGCGTACGCCAGTTGGTGGCCGTTTTCAAGAAGACCAATTTCACATTCGATATCTGA
- the LOC6531091 gene encoding glutathione S-transferase 1: protein MVKLTLYGVNPSPPVRAVKLTLAALQLPYEFVNINISGKEQLSAEYLKKNPEHTVPTLEDDGHFIWDSHAISAYLVSKYGQNDALYPKDLLQRAVVDQRLHFETGVVFANGIKAITKPLFFNGLTRIPKERYDAIVEIYDFLETFLAGQVYIAGDQLTIADFSLISSITSLVAFVDIDRVKYPRIIEWVKRLEQLPYYEEANATGARELETILKSTNFTFAA, encoded by the coding sequence ATGGTCAAGTTGACTCTATATGGTGTGAATCCCAGTCCGCCAGTTCGTGCCGTTAAACTCACTCTGGCTGCCCTTCAGTTGCCCTATGAGTTCGTGAATATAAATATCTCGGGAAAGGAGCAACTTTCTGCGGAGTATCTGAAAAAGAATCCGGAGCACACGGTGCCCACACTGGAGGATGATGGTCACTTCATTTGGGACTCGCATGCCATCAGCGCCTATCTGGTGTCCAAGTATGGCCAGAATGACGCTCTTTATCCGAAGGATCTCCTCCAGCGCGCTGTGGTGGATCAGCGGCTGCATTTCGAGACAGGAGTGGTGTTCGCCAATGGCATTAAGGCCATCACCAAGCCCTTGTTCTTCAATGGCCTGACCAGGATACCCAAGGAGCGGTACGATGCCATTGTCGAGATCTATGACTTTCTGGAGACCTTCCTCGCTGGACAGGTTTACATTGCCGGGGATCAGCTGACCATTGCCGATTTCAGCCTGATCTCGTCCATCACTTCGCTGGTGGCGTTCGTGGACATCGATCGGGTGAAATACCCCAGGATCATTGAGTGGGTCAAGCGATTGGAGCAGCTGCCTTACTACGAGGAGGCCAATGCGACAGGCGCCCGAGAATTGGAGACCATTCTAAAGTCCACCAATTTCACTTTTGCAGCCTAg
- the LOC6531092 gene encoding glutathione S-transferase 1: MGKISLYGLDASPPTRACLLTLKALDLPFEYVFVNLFEKENFSEDFSKKNPQHTVPLMQDDDDCIWDSHAIMAYLVEKYAASDELYPKDLLQRAKVDQLMHFESGVIFESALRRLTRPVLFYGESTLPRNQVDHVQQVYDFVETFLDDHDYMAGDQLTIADFSIVSTITSIGVFLELDQAKYPKITAWLERLKELPYYEEANGKGAAQFVQLLRSKNFTVVS; the protein is encoded by the coding sequence ATGGGTAAGATCTCGCTGTACGGCCTGGACGCCAGTCCGCCCACCCGGGCATGTCTGCTCACCCTGAAGGCTCTGGACTTGCCCTTTGAGTATGTGTTCGTCAATCTGTTCGAGAAGGAGAACTTTAGCGAGGACTTCTCCAAGAAGAATCCACAGCACACGGTGCCGCTGATGCAGGACGATGATGACTGCATCTGGGATTCGCATGCCATTATGGCCTATCTGGTGGAGAAGTACGCGGCCAGCGATGAGCTGTATCCCAAGGATCTGCTGCAGCGTGCCAAAGTCGACCAACTGATGCACTTCGAGTCGGGTGTCATCTTCGAGTCGGCCCTAAGGAGACTCACCCGTCCGGTGCTCTTCTACGGCGAGTCCACCTTGCCACGCAATCAGGTGGATCATGTGCAGCAGGTCTATGATTTTGTTGAGACCTTTCTCGATGATCACGACTACATGGCCGGCGATCAGTTGACCATAGCGGATTTCAGCATCGTATCCACCATCACGTCGATTGGTGTTTTTCTGGAGCTGGATCAGGCCAAGTATCCGAAGATTACCGCCTGGCTGGAGAGGCTCAAGGAGCTGCCCTACTACGAGGAGGCCAATGGCAAAGGAGCTGCCCAGTTTGTGCAGCTCTTGAGGTCCAAGAACTTCACTGTAGTTTCCTAA